One Ricinus communis isolate WT05 ecotype wild-type chromosome 1, ASM1957865v1, whole genome shotgun sequence DNA window includes the following coding sequences:
- the LOC8268173 gene encoding uncharacterized protein LOC8268173 isoform X2 has product MPDDQIQWDFSCDLEVDFGSDENASIVHSALAVDKELQPDKVKRHMSISDGKLSVHFEAVEARFLRASFSAFTDVLTLATKTIEEFGKGAKL; this is encoded by the exons ATGCCAGACGACCAAATTCAATGGGATTTCAGCTG TGACTTGGAAGTTGATTTTGGATCCGATGAGAATGCTTCCATTGTCCATAGTGCTTTAGCTGTTGATAAGGAG CTGCAGCCAGATAAAGTAAAAAGGCATATGTCAATCTCTGATGGAAAGTTGTCAGT GCACTTCGAGGCAGTGGAGGCAAGATTTCTTCGAGCATCATTTTCTGCTTTCACAGATGTCCTTACACTTGCAACAAAGACTATTGAAGAATTTGGGAAAGGAGCAAAACTTTGA
- the LOC8268173 gene encoding uncharacterized protein LOC8268173 isoform X1, whose protein sequence is MPDDQIQWDFSWFPFSFSEICDLEVDFGSDENASIVHSALAVDKELQPDKVKRHMSISDGKLSVHFEAVEARFLRASFSAFTDVLTLATKTIEEFGKGAKL, encoded by the exons ATGCCAGACGACCAAATTCAATGGGATTTCAGCTG GTTTCCATTCAGCTTCTCTGAAATTTG TGACTTGGAAGTTGATTTTGGATCCGATGAGAATGCTTCCATTGTCCATAGTGCTTTAGCTGTTGATAAGGAG CTGCAGCCAGATAAAGTAAAAAGGCATATGTCAATCTCTGATGGAAAGTTGTCAGT GCACTTCGAGGCAGTGGAGGCAAGATTTCTTCGAGCATCATTTTCTGCTTTCACAGATGTCCTTACACTTGCAACAAAGACTATTGAAGAATTTGGGAAAGGAGCAAAACTTTGA